The genomic DNA ACGGCGTTTCTACTAAGTTTGCACTACCTGAGTCCAAAAAAGGTGCCATATCTCCTGGTAGTTCTGTTGTTAATAACCAGAAGCTCGGTTTTTACGTACCTGCTTTGACTTCGTCGAGCAGTACTCAGTCAACAGTGCTTTCTCAACCAACCTCCGTAGTTGATACAGTTGAAACCACTTGGCGCAACCAGGTAAATAAGTTTTTTGTTGTAAATGAAGTTATTTGTGGTGAATCTTACGCTTGTTTCTTTCTGGTGCTATGCAGCTTTATTAATTCAACCATGAATAATGATAATGGCAACAGTCAGAAGCCGGAAAATTTGTTTGGTAGTTCAGGATCTTCGTCCTCTGCTATCCCGACAACTGCATCAGCAAATGGTGTATTTTCATTTGGTGTCTCAACGAATAATTCCGCTATTATTATTAACGGGACTTCTTCAAGTCCATCAATTTTTGCTTCTTCGTTTTCTTTTCAATCTTTCGGAACCAACACAAACAATGTTTCCAGTAGTAGCTCATCCACTGTTCTTTCTTCTACCACCACTACTACAGCTGTTAGCAGTACTTTTGCGACATCTGTGTCTGCATCCGCATTTAGTTTTGGGTCTGCAACTGCTTCATCAACTACATTGAGCAACGGTGGTAGCATATTTGGATTCAGCTACATTAACCGCCAACGGATCTCAGGCAGGCTGCATTTACTGCCGTTACACAGGCGGTCCCATTCAAGTTTGGCTCAGGGACTAGCGAGACACCATCATCCGCTTCAGCGGGGTCTCTTTTTAGTTCTTCAGCTCCTAGTTTTGGTCTTACTTCTGTCGCCACCTCATCTGGCGGCTCGACCAGTAGTTCCACCACCACCATGTTCAGTTCTGGCTCCAGTGCAACACCAAGTTTTGGACTTAGCTCTACTGTCGCCTCATCGGAGACCAAATCTGGTGGCTCTGGTTTCGGTTCAACACTGAGTTTTGGAGTTAACTCTACTGTTGCTTCGTCAGAGACCAAATCTGGATCATCTAACGCAGGTGCTTCAACGGGATCATCCTTGTTCTCATTTTCTTCAAAACTGTCTTCTCCTGCTCCAGTCGGAAACTCGACTCCTGTTTTCGGAACTTCGCCCCCTAGTAACACTGATCAAATGAGCATGGAAGACAGTATGGCCGATGACTCCAACCAAACACCAAGTCCAGCGCCTGCTTTCGGTCAAGCTTCCAGCGGCACACCACCGGGTTTCATGTTTGGTTCCGTCACGCCGACAACGGTTCAGCCACCTGGTTTCTTGTTCGGTGCGCAGATGCAACCACAAGCGCAAGCACCGTCTCAGAGTCCTTTTCCGGCAACACAGTTTAGTGCGGGAGGAAGGTTCTCGTTAGGTAGCGGTGGAGGGGACAAGTCTAATAGAAGGGTTGTTAGAGTTAAAAGACAGACCAGGAGGAAATGATAAAACATGGGAAGGGGTCGCTTGTTATGGCTTGGTTTGACATTCTACAACTTGTGTCAGGTATTGTGGTAGTTAGATTGTTCTTGTGTCTCATTTTTGGAGGAAGTGTTTTGTATGAGGTCCATCGGTATAACATCTTATTCTTTTTGTGTATccatgtaaaaacatacaaggtaAAGACATTGCAACTCTAGAGTCATAATGCTGATATAGCTTGTATTTCTGTTTTTATAATATATGGATGTTGTCTTTAGCTGACGTTCGACAAGGTTCTATACATGGACTGTATAGCCAT from Helianthus annuus cultivar XRQ/B chromosome 7, HanXRQr2.0-SUNRISE, whole genome shotgun sequence includes the following:
- the LOC110866808 gene encoding uncharacterized protein DDB_G0271670-like; its protein translation is MNNDNGNSQKPENLFGSSGSSSSAIPTTASANGVFSFGVSTNNSAIIINGTSSSPSIFASSFSFQSFGTNTNNVSSSSSSTVLSSTTTTTAVSSTFATSVSASAFSFGQAAFTAVTQAVPFKFGSGTSETPSSASAGSLFSSSAPSFGLTSVATSSGGSTSSSTTTMFSSGSSATPSFGLSSTVASSETKSGGSGFGSTLSFGVNSTVASSETKSGSSNAGASTGSSLFSFSSKLSSPAPVGNSTPVFGTSPPSNTDQMSMEDSMADDSNQTPSPAPAFGQASSGTPPGFMFGSVTPTTVQPPGFLFGAQMQPQAQAPSQSPFPATQFSAGGRFSLGSGGGDKSNRRVVRVKRQTRRK